The Centroberyx gerrardi isolate f3 chromosome 7, fCenGer3.hap1.cur.20231027, whole genome shotgun sequence genome contains a region encoding:
- the dhx58 gene encoding ATP-dependent RNA helicase DHX58 produces the protein MADLGLYSYQEEVVKRAVQGENIIIWLPTGGGKTRAAVYVAKRHLETTPHAKVVVLVNKVHLVDQHYTKEFDPHLGCKYKLVPVSGECDEKDFFGNVVRDSDLVICTAQILENALINTEQNKHVELSDITLLIIDECHHTHKEAVYNKIMRRYVEKKLRGERPLPQILGLTASPGTGGARTLDKAVEHVLEICANLDSAIVSSKTYAPELKEKVPRPIKKFDIVDSRSEDPFGDRLKWMMQQIHEFMDLPADFRLRQIGTQEYEADVVVLEQRGVTDSNRLLAQCALHLRRYNDALLINDTVRMMDAYCSLEDFYSTKNSTAIDGTDFFLLGVFQENQVELMRLARDSRFENPKMEQLQSTLLRQFGPCVNSRGILFCKTRKSTHYLNDWVVNNRALQKAGIKAAILTGAGNGISYMTQNEQVDTIRNFREGTLNLLISTSVAEEGLDIPECNLVVRYGLVTNEIAQQQASGRARARDSVYSVVAQAGGREVRRELTNEYLEELTGKAINQVQGISLQDFRIKITDLQTQAVICSRLAENLKIKKKSRYSAANIQLVCRNCFKPVASGSDIKLIDNAHYVNINPEFEKYYKAGGLVVLDRSFEDWEPGRVISCSNGNCNKDWGFEMKYKKVALLPNLAIKNFALETPEGRTTVKKWKDVKFTVDEFNFSDYCTDKFPDLFD, from the exons ATGGCAGACTTGGGGCTGTATTCTTACCAGGAGGAAGTGGTAAAGCGGGCTGTTCAGGGTGAGAACATCATTATCTGGCTGCCGACGGGAGGTGGAAAGACCCGTGCTGCCGTCTACGTGGCCAAAAGACACCTGGAGACCACTCCACACGCTAAGGTGGTGGTACTGGTCAACAAG GTTCATCTGGTAGACCAACATTACACCAAAGAGTTCGATCCTCACCTGGGCTGTAAGTACAAACTGGTGCCAGTCAGCGGAGAATGTGACGAGAAGGACTTCTTTGGCAACGTGGTGAGGGACTCCGACCTGGTCATCTGCACAGCACAGATATTAGAGAACGCCCTGATCAACACAGAGCAGAACAAACACGTTGAGCTCTCAG ACATCACTCTACTGATAATTGATGAGTGTCACCACACCCACAAGGAGGCTGTCTACAACAAGATAATGAGGCGCTATGTGGAGAAGAAGCTGAGAGGAGAAAGACCACTGCCACAGATCCTGGGCCTCACTGCATCACCTGGGACAGGGGGCGCAAGAACCCTGGACAAGGCTGTGGAGCATGTACTGGAG ATTTGTGCCAACCTGGACTCAGCCATAGTTTCATCTAAAACCTATGCCCCTGAGCTGAAGGAGAAGGTGCCCAGACCCATCAAAAAGTTTGACATTGTGGACAGTAGAAGTGAG GATCCATTCGGAGATCGTCTGAAGTGGATGATGCAGCAGATCCATGAGTTCATGGACTTACCTGCGGACTTCAGACTGAGGCAGATTGGCACACAGGAGTATGAGGCAGATGTGGTGGTTCTAGAGCAGCGGG GGGTGACAGATAGCAACAGATTGCTAGCACAATGTGCACTCCACCTCAGGCGATACAACGACGCCCTGCTCATCAATGACACCGTGCGAATGATGGATGCATATTGCTCCCTAGAGGATTTTTATAGTACCAAGAACAGCACAGCCATCGACGGAACAGACTTCTTCCTGCTGGGAGTTTTTCAAG AGAACCAGGTGGAGCTGATGAGACTGGCAAGGGATTCTCGCTTTGAGAACCCAAAGATGGAGCAACTTCAGAGCACTCTGCTGAGACAGTTTGGTCCATGTGTGAATTCCAGGggaatcctcttctgtaagacCCGTAAAAGCACCCACTACCTAAATGACTGGGTCGTCAACAATAGAGCCTTACAGAAAGCCGGCATCAAGGCAGCCATCCTAACTGGCGCTGGCAATGGCATCAGTTACATGACTCAG AATGAGCAGGTAGACACAATCCGTAATTTCCGCGAGGGTACTCTCAACCTCCTGATCTCCACcagtgtggccgaagaaggccTCGACATCCCAGAATGCAACCTGGTGGTGCGTTATGGGCTGGTTACAAATGAGATTGCCCAGCAGCAGGCCAGTGGACGTGCCCGAGCGAGGGACAGCGTGTATTCAGTGGTTGCCCAGGCAGGGGGGCGGGAGGTGCGTCGAGAACTCACCAATGAATACCTGGAGGAGTTAACTGGTAAAGCCATCAATCAGGTCCAAGGGATCAGTCTCCAAGACTTTCGCATAAAG aTAACAGATCTTCAAACACAGGCAGTGATTTGTAGTCGGCTTGCAGAAAATCTCAAGATCAAGAAGAAGAGTCGCTACAGTGCTGCCAATATCCAGCTTGTGTGCAGGAACTGTTTCAAGCCTGTGGCCTCTGGCAGTGACATTAAACTTATTGACAATGCGCACTATGTCAACATCAACCCTGAGTTTGA AAAGTACTACAAGGCTGGTGGGCTGGTGGTGTTAGACAGGAGTTTCGAGGACTGGGAGCCTGGGCGTGTGATCAGCTGTAGTAACGGTAATTGCAACAAG GATTGGGGATTTGAGATGAAGTACAAGAAGGTTGCCCTGCTGCCCAATCTGGCCATCAAGAACTTTGCCCTGGAGACCCCAGAGGGCAGAACCACTGTTAAGAAGTGGAAGGATGTCAAGTTCACTGTTGATGAGTTTAACTTCAGTGATTACTGCACAGACAAATTTCCTGACTTGTTCGACTGA
- the rab5c gene encoding ras-related protein Rab-5C, producing MAGRGGPARTNGTAASNKICQFKLVLLGESAVGKSSLVLRFVKGQFHEYQESTIGAAFLTQTVCLDDTTVKFEIWDTAGQERYHSLAPMYYRGAQAAIVVYDITNTDTFTRAKNWVKELQRQASPNIVIALAGNKADLANKRAVDFQEAQAYADDNSLLFMETSAKTAMNVNEIFMAIAKKLPKNEPQGGAGAGGRARGGVDLQEAAPQGRSGQCCGGGN from the exons ATGGCAGGGCGAGGCGGACCGGCGCGGACCAACGGGACCGCGGCAAGCAACAAGATCTGCCAGTTCAAGCTAGTGCTGCTGGGAGAATCGGCGGTGGGCAAATCCAGCTTGGTGCTGCGCTTCGTCAAGGGCCAGTTCCACGAGTACCAGGAGAGCACCATCGGAG CTGCCTTCCTCACACAGACGGTATGTTTGGATGACACAACAGTCAAGTTTGAGATCTGGGACACTGCAGGACAGGAACGGTATCACAGCCTGGCACCCATGTACTACAGGGGAGCCCAGGCCGCCATCGTGGTCTACGACATCACCAACACA gatacATTCACACGTGCAAAAAACTGGGTGAAGGAGCTCCAGCGACAAGCCAGCCCTAATATTGTCATTGCACTGGCAGGGAACAAAGCAGACCTGGCCAACAAGAGAGCTGTAGACTTCCAG GAAGCACAGGCATACGCAGATGACAACAGCTTGCTCTTCATGGAGACCTCCGCCAAGACCGCTATGAACGTCAATGAGATTTTTATGGCTATAG CCAAGAAGCTTCCCAAGAACGAGCCCCAGGGTGGAGCGGGCGCTGGCGGACGGGCCAGAGGCGGGGTGGACCTGCAGGAAGCCGCACCGCAGGGCAGAAGTGGCCAGTGCTGTGGGGGCGGGAACTAA
- the kat2a gene encoding histone acetyltransferase KAT2A, whose translation MSDPAAQALQPRLLQAQSSGSAGSNTAATGSGSGNSDPARPGLSQQQRASQKKAQVRAFPRAKKLEKLGVFSACKASDTCKCNGWKNPNPPTATRMDLQQQAASLSESCRSCGHALADHVSHLENVSEEEINRLLGMVVDVENLFMSVHKEEDTDTKQVYFYLFKLLRKCILQMSQPIVEGSLGSPPFEKPNIEQGVLNFVQYKFSHLAPKERQTMFELSKMFLLCLNYWKLETPTQYRQRSQKDDGTAYKVDYTRWLCYCHVPQSNDSLPRYETTQVFGRSLLKSIFTVTRRQLLEKFRVEKDKLLPEKRTLILTHFPKFLSMLEEEIYGENSPIWEADFTMPASDGTQLGHQTVISPAAVSGSPSLSKGMSSGSSLGSMDTGGAEPITGEKRKLPEALTLEDAKRIRVMGDIPMELVNEVMMTITDPAAMLGPETNLLTPNAARDETARLEERRGIIEFHVIGNSLSQKSNKKILMWLVGLQNVFSHQLPRMPKEYITRLVFDPKHKTLALIKDGRVIGGICFRMFPTQGFTEIVFCAVTSNEQVKGYGTHLMNHLKEYHIKHNILYFLTYADEYAIGYFKKQGFSKDIKVPKSRYLGYIKDYEGATLMECELNPRIPYTELSHIIKRQKEIIKKLIERKQSQIRKVYPGLTCFKEGVRQIPVESIPGIRETGWKPSSKEKGKEVKDPDLLYNMLKNLLAQIKTHPDAWPFMEPVKKSEAPDYYEIIRFPIDLKTMTERLKNRYYVTKKLFIADLQRIITNCREYNPPDSEYCKCANTLEKFFYFKLKDGGLIEK comes from the exons ATGTCGGACCCGGCGGCACAGGCCTTGCAACCCCGGCTTCTCCAAGCCCAGTCTAGTGGGTCAGCTGGGTCCAACACTGCCGCCACAGGCTCTGGGTCAGGGAATAGCGATCCGGCCAGACCGGGACTGAGCCAGCAACAGCGTGCAAGCCAGAAGAAAGCCCAAGTCCGGGCTTTCCCACGGGCGAAAAAGCTTGAGAAACTTGGCGTATTCTCCGCATGCAAG GCCAGTGACACATGCAAGTGCAATGGATGGAAAAACCCAAATCCACCAACAGCCACTCGTATGGACCTGCAACAGCAAGCAGCCAGCCTGAGCGAGTCCTGTCGCAGCTGTGGACATGCTCTGG CTGACCATGTGTCCCACCTGGAGAATGTGTCTGAGGAAGAGATAAACAGGCTGTTGGGGATGGTGGTGGATGTGGAGAACCTCTTCATGTCCGTCCACAAAGAGGAGGACACGGACACCAAGCAGGTCTACTTCTACCTCTTCAAG CTGCTCAGGAAATGCATCCTGCAGATGAGCCAGCCAATCGTGGAGGGATCTCTTGGAAGTCCGCCCTTTGAAAAGCCCAACATTGAGCAG GGGGTTTTGAATTTTGTTCAGTATAAGTTCAGCCACCTGGCACCTAAGGAGAGGCAGACCATGTTTGAGCTTTCAAAGATGTTCCTGTTGTGCCTGAATTATTGGAAGCTGGAGACGCCGACGCAATATCGCCAGCGCTCCCAGAAAGATGATGGCACCGCATACAAAGTGGACTACactag GTGGCTGTGCTACTGCCATGTCCCCCAGAGCAACGACAGCCTCCCACGCTATGAAACCACTCAGGTGTTCGGCCGTAGCTTGCTCAAGTCCATCTTCACTGTGACCCGACGCCAGCTCCTGGAGAAGTTCAGAGTAGAGAAGGATAAACTGCTACCAGAGAAACGCACACTCATCCTCACACACTTCCCCAA GTTCTTGTCCATGCTGGAGGAGGAAATCTATGGGGAGAATTCACCCATCTGGGAGGCTGACTTCACCATGCCTGCTTCAGACGGCACACAGCTGGGACACCAAACAG TGATCAGTCCTGCTGCAGTGTCTggctccccctccctctccaagGGAATGAGCAGCGGCTCCTCACTGGGCAGCATGGACACAGGCGGGGCAGAGCCCATCACAG GAGAGAAGCGTAAGCTTCCGGAGGCGCTGACCCTGGAAGATGCCAAGCGGATCCGAGTGATGGGAGACATTCCCATGGAGCTGGTCAACGAGGTCATGATGACCATCACTGACCCTGCTGCTATGCTGGGACCAGAG ACCAACCTACTGACCCCAAACGCTGCCCGTGACGAGACTGCCAGGTTGGAGGAGAGGCGGGGCATCATAGAGTTCCACGTCATTGGAAACTCACTTTCCCAGAAGTCCAACAAGAAGATCCTGATGTGGCTGGTCGGCCTGCAGAACGTCTTCTCTCATCAGTTACCTCGCATGCCCAAAGAATACATCACACGACTGGTGTTTGACCC GAAGCACAAGACCCTAGCCCTTATCAAAGATGGACGCGTCATCGGAGGCATCTGTTTTAGGATGTTTCCCACTCAGGGCTTCACGGAGATTGTCTTCTGTGCCGTCACATCCAACGAGCAAGTTAAG GGCTATGGAACGCACCTGATGAACCACCTGAAGGAGTACCACATCAAACACAACATCCTCTATTTTCTCACCTACGCTGATGAGTACGCCATCGGCTACTTCAAGAAGCAG GGCTTTTCCAAAGACATCAAAGTGCCGAAGAGTCGTTACCTTGGTTACATCAAAGACTACGAGGGAGCGACCCTCATGGAGTGCGAGCTGAACCCCAGAATCCCCTACACCGAGCTCTCTCACATCAtcaagagacagaaggag ATCATAAAGAAGCTGATTGAGAGGAAGCAGAGCCAGATCAGGAAGGTTTACCCAGGTCTGACCTGCTTCAAAGAGGGGGTTAGACAGATCCCCGTGGAGAGCATCCCAGGCATCA GAGAGACCGGCTGGAAACCCAGTAGCAAGGAGAAAGG GAAAGAGGTGAAGGACCCTGATCTGTTGTACAACATGCTGAAGAACCTTCTGGCCCAGATAAAG ACTCATCCAGACGCCTGGCCCTTCATGGAACCAGTGAAGAAATCTGAGGCTCCAGATTACTACGAGATCATCCGCTTCCCCATCG ACCTGAAGACTATGACAGAGAGGCTGAAGAACAGATACTACGTGACCAAGAAGCTTTTCATCGCCGACCTGCAGCGAATCATCACTAACTGTCGAGAGTACAACCCTCCAGACAGCGAGTACTGCAAGTGTGCCAACACATTGGAGAAGTTCTTCTACTTCAAGTTGAAAGATGGAGGCCTGATTGAGAAATGA